The genome window TTCCAATCGGGATGGTCAGGATATCCAGATGGTTTCGGATTACACCACCTGGGAATCCAAAGACGGCACCCACATGCGTTTTCACATGCGGCAGACTACGGATACCGCCGTATCGCAGGAAACGGCAGGTGAAGCCTCTATGAACGGTTTCGGTCAGAGCGGGACGATCCGTTACGATCTGCCGCGTCCGATGACCAAGCCAATTCGGGCCGGTACGTTCTTCCCGATGATGCATACCGCGGCACTGTTGGCCGCGGCGGAGAACGGGATCAAATTTTCTGCCCTGCCCCTGTTTGATGGAACATCGGCAGATGGAGTGCAGGATACATTTGTCGTAGCGCTCGATTGGAAAAAATCGGTTCCGGTCGAGATCAACCTGCTGAAGGACATGCCGAGCGCCAAAGTGCTGGTGTCCTTCTTCGACACCGACAAGGCGAGGATCGAGCCTGCTTATCAGGCCGGTATGCGATACTGGCTGAATGGCGTGGCGGATGACCTCACCATGAATTTCGGTGATTTCAAACTGAAAGGCAGCATCGCATCCTTCAAGTCACTACCGCATAAATGCTGATCTGGTCGCCGCTTATGGCGGTGGTGCGGCAGTGACGGTCAGCTTCTGTTTGTGAAAGAACTGCATAATCCCGGTCGGAATCCAGTTCTGTGTTTGTCCCAGGATGTAATTGCCTGCTGGCAGATAGCCATTATGGACGATCATGCCATCCGGCTGCTGATAAAAAGTCATTGCTTCAGCGTGGGCTGTGCCGGACACCCATGTCGCTGCTTTCGCCGCAGTGACCTGATCAATGAGCGCATGATCATGCTGGAGCGCTGGCAGGCGAACAGGCAGCGCGATCAGAAGCGCCACGGCGAATGGCAACGCTGACACGGCCCGCAGATATCGTGTGTCGATCAGGGACCAGCGGGCTGATGCAAATCCAAGGGCCATAACCGCCAGCAGGATATAGCTTTCACGGATCGTGGCGTGCCGGGCGCAGCAGACATAATCAAATTGATAATAGGCTGCGAGGATGGAGATATAAGCGGCTGAGAGCAGGGCGAGAGCAAAGCCTGTCAGAAGCCCCGCTCGAATCCGGGCTCCATCGCGGCGCATGCTGCTCCAGCACCAGCGTGCTCCCAGAAAAAACAGCAGATGAATCCAGCCGAGCGGCATTTGGCTCTGTGTTGAAAAGCCAAGCTCCTCCATCAGAACGCCTGTCGCCGCCTGTGCGCTGGGAAGAACATGGTGAATATAGTGCCCTGTCTGGATGGGAAGTTCGGGGGTACCAACCCTCCCCAGCAACAGCAGAAACAAAATCAGTCCTGATCCCAGCAGAGGCAGACTCCAGCGAAAAAATACAGGCGGCTGCGGTTGCTCGGAAAAGGCGAACGGAGCATTCATGATGGTGAAGAGGAAGACGAAAAACGCGCCGGTTTCACTACTCCATGCGGCAATGATCAGCAGCACGATGGATCGGGTGGAGGTAATGGGTGTGTTGCTGGCGATCTCCCAGAACAGCAAGGTGATGGCTGCCAGTGTCGTGACATAAGCAACGGCTGATTGAGGCCAGAAAAACACCTCGGTCGGATCGGTATCGAGCAGATAGAAGGCGGGCAGCGCCAGACAGAGACAAAGCTGGAGCAGTTTTTTGTTGCTGCTGCGCCTCAGGATGGCCAGCCCGCTGATGATCAGAACCGCCCATAAGCTTCCGATGATCGCGGTGATCATGGGGCGATGTAAAGCGGTTGATGCAAGATAGTACAGCCAGAGAATGAACTCGGAGACCGGCCTGGGACTCCAGTGGAAAAAACGATCCAGAAGAAACGGCAGGCCGGTATCCCGATTATGGGCAAATGTAATGAACTCGTCAGCCTGCCATCGGCTGAGCGGGATCAGGCGGGCATAAATGGCAATGGAGACAGTCAAAAAAAGCGATATCACCGCTGCAATTGATAGTTCCAGAAAATCAGTAAGAGATTTTTTGGTGATGTGTGCCTTCATCGTTCTATTATACGGTGAAATTTTTTCGTAATTCCAGCTCTTCCATTCAAGATCAAGAAAAATATCCTTATAAGATATTGCAATCTTATAAGGATATTCCTGATATTCTATGAAGAGAAAATTTTTTATTATCGTTCTGAAACCGTCACAGCTTCCAGTCCGAACCCGATCTGACCGTCAAAAGACCATGATTGACGTTCCGTGGGCGAGATCGGACGGGCAATCCGGAAGGTCAGGCGGCGCAGGCCAGTCACGGGTGGCAACTCAGCCTGATAGGTTTTGATCTGCATATCGGTCAGATCCCATTCCGCGACAGGCACACCGTTTTGTAAAACGGTGACATGCTGGGTGCCTCCGCTGACGGGGGCAAAGCCCTGTGCCTGAACAACCAGATGCAGGGCGCCGTTGCCGATGGCAGGAAGAAGGAGATCGGCTTGCGGGCCGACGCTCCATGTTCCCCACCCTGCCGGTTCAAGCCAGCCCTGAACCAGCAGGGTGGATAGCATATGCCCGGCGCTGGCAGGCAGACGCTCCCCACTTATGGCGTGAGGCAATCGGATGGCAGGCAGCCCCTCCAGCCTGGCTGTATCAGCAGTGCAGACCCCGAGCGCACCCAGCGCCCTGCATTGCTCCGCAGCATGATCGACCAGAAATGCAGAAGCCTGATGATTGGGCAGGAACAACTTGACCTCACCCGTTGCTAGCGTGGCTCCTCCGGCGGCGTCCAGTGAACATCCGGCGGCATT of Granulibacter bethesdensis contains these proteins:
- a CDS encoding cell envelope integrity EipB family protein, with amino-acid sequence MARIRDFLLLSRIHAAQEGAPVLKAQPVNGFSMALVGLILGGGISLAAIQPAFAASAGGGEEKSSSHSIVQTAQAASAITPTEHPTQAQIFKIASGMAAHRIHYDLTLDGTPTGDVIGARGGMDYEVIDACDGWATRQRLEMTISNRDGQDIQMVSDYTTWESKDGTHMRFHMRQTTDTAVSQETAGEASMNGFGQSGTIRYDLPRPMTKPIRAGTFFPMMHTAALLAAAENGIKFSALPLFDGTSADGVQDTFVVALDWKKSVPVEINLLKDMPSAKVLVSFFDTDKARIEPAYQAGMRYWLNGVADDLTMNFGDFKLKGSIASFKSLPHKC